The Mycobacterium riyadhense sequence TCCTTGCCGATCAGCCGTTCTGGGGAGATCGCGTGTCCAGGCTCGGAGTCGGCCCGGCGCCGATGCCGCGCAAGACGCTGACCGCCGATGCGCTTGCCAACGCGATCCGCACCACTGTTGCCGACAATGAGATGAGGTCACGAGCGGCAGCGCTTGGCGATTGCATCCGCGCCGAGGATGGTGTTGCGGTTGCCGTCGACATGATCGAGCGGTTCGTCGGAAGATAAGCATTACGGTTGCTGCTACTCAAGGACTCGCCAATGGAATCTATCTCGCTGACCAGCCTCGCCTCTGACAAGTTGGCGGAGGCGAAACAGTCGCACAGCGGTCGGGCCGCGCATACCATCCACGGTGGCCACACCCACGAACTCCGGCAGACGGTGCTGGCTTTGCTTGGCGGACACGACCTGTCCGAACACGACAGCCCGGGTGAGGCGACGCTGCAGGTATTGGAAGGTCACGTGCGGCTCACCGCTGGCGATGACACCTGGGACGGCAAGACCGGCGACTACGTCGCGATTCCGCCACAACGGCACTCCCTGCTTGCGATCGAGGATTCGGTGATCATGCTGACCGTGCTGAAATCGCTGCCGGACGCTCGTTAAAGGGTGCTGTCCACGAAGTGGTCGCGAGCCTTCGGCCTGCGGCTAC is a genomic window containing:
- a CDS encoding cupin domain-containing protein, whose protein sequence is MESISLTSLASDKLAEAKQSHSGRAAHTIHGGHTHELRQTVLALLGGHDLSEHDSPGEATLQVLEGHVRLTAGDDTWDGKTGDYVAIPPQRHSLLAIEDSVIMLTVLKSLPDAR